The following are encoded together in the Mammaliicoccus vitulinus genome:
- a CDS encoding C39 family peptidase, giving the protein MRVLLNVKPKSQLFPIPMVMGCEGTSCSMLLNYYNKKVDATTIMRNWPTHSDNPQKGYVGNHFLIKFGYHQTIFPNVLALFLNKYDNDIVDGTGTELKDLEKIIESGHPVVIYHTTLGQSPVKKMFKIGNKKKEFVTNIHVTLLIGFDEHYYYYIDPLWKQFKGKMIFPALWPSNSQVIKIQKNKMQESYNKPGKMCIFKKI; this is encoded by the coding sequence ATGCGCGTATTATTAAATGTTAAACCAAAAAGCCAGTTGTTTCCTATTCCAATGGTAATGGGATGTGAAGGTACTTCATGTTCAATGTTACTAAATTACTATAATAAAAAAGTTGATGCGACAACAATTATGCGTAACTGGCCAACTCATTCAGATAATCCTCAAAAAGGTTATGTTGGAAATCACTTTTTAATTAAGTTTGGTTATCATCAAACAATATTCCCAAATGTATTAGCATTATTTTTGAATAAATATGATAATGATATAGTTGATGGTACGGGTACAGAACTAAAGGATTTAGAAAAGATCATCGAAAGTGGTCATCCTGTAGTTATTTATCATACTACGTTAGGTCAGTCCCCGGTTAAGAAAATGTTCAAAATAGGGAATAAAAAGAAAGAGTTTGTAACAAATATACATGTCACTTTATTAATTGGTTTTGACGAACATTACTATTATTATATAGATCCTTTATGGAAACAGTTTAAGGGTAAAATGATATTTCCAGCACTTTGGCCATCTAATTCCCAAGTTATTAAAATTCAAAAAAATAAAATGCAAGAAAGTTATAATAAACCGGGGAAAATGTGCATTTTCAAAAAAATATAA
- a CDS encoding DUF6583 family protein has product MSNKVKLLIVGIVVLLLAVVGIGGAATYYFLTNTPKNTYLLSEQESAKSWKEYFNDRFKNEAEFQEKMKDESYESSLKFGAEVPDTLLSQMGIPKSVVDSTNLVLNVGHDPKKKNSKLGIEPTIADNKIGNFQWSADKNNQYIETPLFKDIYKVKNNEIKKGVEKASGESLDTADGQDITNDSLNLNTILSSSQISQDDIDKISKKYSDLFVDQLDDDNFKKDKEKVKIFDDEKELKKVTMNLSSKDTKKIVVAMLEEAKKDEDLKNIVEKQGNVKEYDKEIKDLLKDAKDENASEYPKVKSIIYVDGKEILKRDLTITDKDDEKVKIEGTNVIDDGVQVDYKVSAPGEEGGFTLKGKSTNGDEISDKYELAFEENSYTKTTLKLDNKSKVDGDKRTDKGKVTFGQSYGQNFDLNYDHNLTTDTKNNQQKQKLNVDFDVSGEKIKLIMDGKSELKKDIKFKKDGAIDFNSLSESEIDDLTKEIEDSGEKIGEDLVENLQ; this is encoded by the coding sequence ATGTCTAATAAGGTAAAATTACTTATTGTAGGAATCGTAGTATTATTATTAGCAGTAGTAGGAATTGGTGGAGCAGCAACATATTACTTTTTAACAAACACTCCTAAAAATACATATTTATTAAGTGAACAAGAATCAGCAAAATCATGGAAAGAGTATTTCAATGATAGATTTAAAAACGAAGCAGAATTTCAAGAGAAAATGAAAGATGAATCATATGAGTCTTCATTGAAATTTGGAGCAGAAGTACCAGATACTTTACTTTCTCAAATGGGTATCCCAAAATCAGTAGTAGATTCTACAAATCTAGTGCTTAATGTAGGGCACGATCCTAAGAAGAAAAATTCGAAATTAGGTATTGAACCAACAATTGCGGATAATAAAATTGGTAATTTCCAATGGAGTGCAGATAAAAATAATCAATACATAGAAACACCATTATTTAAAGATATTTATAAAGTGAAAAATAATGAAATTAAAAAAGGTGTTGAAAAAGCTTCAGGTGAGTCTTTAGATACAGCTGATGGACAAGACATCACAAATGATTCATTAAACTTAAATACAATTTTATCAAGTTCACAAATTTCACAAGATGATATTGATAAAATATCTAAAAAATATAGTGATTTGTTTGTAGATCAATTAGATGATGACAACTTTAAAAAAGATAAAGAAAAAGTTAAAATCTTTGATGATGAAAAAGAATTGAAAAAAGTAACAATGAACTTAAGTTCAAAAGATACTAAGAAAATCGTTGTAGCGATGCTTGAAGAAGCTAAAAAAGACGAAGACTTAAAGAACATTGTTGAAAAACAAGGTAATGTAAAAGAGTATGATAAAGAAATTAAAGATTTACTGAAAGATGCAAAAGATGAAAATGCATCAGAATATCCTAAAGTAAAATCTATTATTTATGTAGATGGTAAAGAAATATTAAAACGTGATTTAACAATCACAGATAAAGATGATGAAAAAGTTAAAATCGAAGGTACAAATGTTATCGATGACGGTGTTCAAGTAGATTACAAAGTTTCAGCACCTGGTGAAGAAGGTGGATTCACATTAAAAGGTAAATCTACTAACGGTGATGAAATTAGTGATAAATATGAATTAGCATTTGAAGAAAATTCTTATACTAAAACAACACTTAAATTAGATAATAAATCTAAAGTTGATGGCGATAAACGTACTGATAAAGGTAAAGTTACTTTTGGACAGTCTTATGGTCAAAACTTTGACTTAAATTATGATCATAATTTAACGACTGATACTAAAAATAATCAACAAAAACAAAAATTAAATGTTGATTTCGATGTATCTGGAGAAAAGATTAAATTAATAATGGATGGAAAATCTGAACTTAAGAAAGACATTAAGTTCAAAAAAGATGGCGCTATTGATTTTAATAGTTTATCAGAATCAGAAATTGATGATTTAACTAAAGAAATTGAAGATAGTGGAGAAAAAATTGGTGAAGACCTTGTTGAAAATCTTCAATAG
- a CDS encoding ABC transporter permease, whose amino-acid sequence MSTIKLFNIYHSFLIKKWYLIAYILLLFIAVLGIIIGVNQMNQDEDNFTIGIVDKDHSTETKLILNAIGDGQSLGNDLLINHYNEKRASELLKSKKIDGYFLFKDGMTKAFYKNGELPIVVNTYDAQSVESIIILQLTDSVYSRLMLSMGGAMSYASLYPNATENELLTMMTDMLFTGLNRGASFDEHAIKVFDTTSYYTISIYFVSIFFFFFSIFSILKMNQKDALKERLSMFHFSYEKLTIVRGLFSLLYTMLWSALGLWMILKYLKPEFEMYNLPALLVCLSYYLFFLTSIFVLIDITFRTAINYILKILLTLVILLFSGAVIPIIYLKGLSGGLIEGLPFSIVYNQLIELLLNNYIIDTHPMFYWNIVIIVVLLITSVYWRYRQ is encoded by the coding sequence ATGTCGACAATCAAATTGTTCAACATATACCACTCTTTTTTAATTAAAAAGTGGTATTTGATTGCATATATTTTATTATTATTTATAGCGGTATTAGGCATTATTATTGGTGTTAACCAAATGAATCAGGATGAAGATAACTTTACAATTGGAATAGTTGATAAAGATCATTCTACAGAAACGAAATTGATTTTAAATGCTATTGGAGATGGTCAATCGTTAGGTAATGATTTGTTGATTAATCATTATAATGAAAAAAGGGCGAGTGAATTATTAAAAAGTAAGAAAATCGATGGTTATTTTCTGTTTAAAGATGGTATGACGAAAGCATTTTATAAAAATGGAGAATTACCAATCGTTGTTAATACATATGACGCACAATCAGTGGAAAGTATTATTATTTTACAGCTAACTGATTCGGTATATAGTCGTTTAATGTTATCTATGGGAGGGGCAATGTCTTATGCATCTCTTTATCCTAATGCTACAGAAAACGAACTATTAACTATGATGACCGATATGTTATTCACGGGATTAAATAGAGGCGCTTCATTTGATGAACACGCAATAAAAGTATTTGACACAACAAGCTATTATACGATTTCTATTTATTTTGTTTCTATCTTTTTCTTCTTCTTTTCTATTTTTAGTATTTTAAAAATGAACCAAAAAGATGCTTTAAAAGAAAGATTAAGCATGTTTCATTTCTCATATGAAAAACTGACGATTGTACGAGGTCTATTTAGTTTACTGTATACAATGTTATGGAGTGCATTAGGGTTATGGATGATATTAAAGTATCTCAAGCCTGAGTTTGAGATGTATAATTTACCTGCGCTATTAGTGTGCTTATCATACTATTTATTCTTTTTAACAAGCATATTTGTCTTAATAGATATTACTTTTAGGACAGCGATTAATTATATATTGAAAATATTATTAACATTAGTTATATTGCTCTTCTCAGGTGCAGTTATTCCTATAATTTATTTAAAAGGTTTGAGTGGGGGATTGATTGAAGGATTACCATTTTCAATCGTTTATAATCAGTTAATTGAGCTACTTCTCAATAATTACATTATAGATACACATCCAATGTTCTATTGGAATATTGTTATAATCGTTGTTTTACTCATTACTTCTGTATATTGGAGGTATCGCCAATGA
- a CDS encoding ABC transporter permease, whose product MKSIFNLVVLKQWKQYMALLLILVITILVILMTQATTNKIFKMPVAVKDMDQSQSSKELIHNLEQTKYLEVIHIPKEEPYIEGVIQKKQAIVSLQIPEHFSKKLKENHLRDAIPVYYKDDFIGEIALEVTSKALYQQQIPIIIHSHLEKSNQEVSLDEIKEEYNKDTPHSKMVHHALKKNADVSISVGLIIALLLLVSCSQIVFHQRLKQNAALERMLMFNGTKLKLYTLYIFIHVLLLFLLILSLNLILAWSLSMIFYITTVIVLIIYELGLSILLFKINTLSHKLFMAIIWSIAMSCLYLYTQI is encoded by the coding sequence ATGAAATCGATATTCAATTTAGTTGTTTTGAAGCAATGGAAACAATATATGGCTTTACTTTTAATATTAGTTATCACAATCCTAGTTATCTTGATGACTCAAGCAACGACAAACAAAATATTTAAAATGCCAGTTGCCGTAAAGGATATGGATCAGTCACAATCTTCGAAAGAATTGATTCATAATTTAGAACAAACGAAGTATTTAGAAGTGATTCATATTCCTAAAGAAGAACCATATATTGAAGGTGTTATTCAAAAAAAACAAGCAATCGTAAGTTTGCAAATTCCAGAACATTTTAGTAAGAAATTAAAAGAGAATCATTTAAGAGATGCAATACCAGTCTATTATAAAGATGACTTTATTGGTGAAATTGCTTTAGAAGTTACAAGTAAAGCATTGTATCAACAGCAAATACCAATTATCATTCATAGTCACTTGGAAAAATCCAACCAAGAAGTGAGTTTGGATGAAATTAAAGAAGAATACAATAAAGATACACCACACTCAAAAATGGTGCACCATGCACTCAAAAAAAATGCGGATGTTTCCATAAGTGTTGGGCTTATTATTGCACTCTTATTATTAGTGAGTTGTAGTCAAATCGTATTTCATCAACGTCTTAAGCAAAATGCTGCATTAGAAAGAATGTTGATGTTTAATGGAACAAAATTAAAGTTATACACCTTGTACATCTTTATTCATGTTCTGTTATTGTTTTTACTCATCTTATCTTTAAACTTAATATTAGCATGGTCGCTCAGCATGATATTTTATATCACAACAGTAATCGTTCTAATCATATATGAACTTGGTTTAAGTATATTATTATTTAAAATCAATACACTCAGTCATAAATTGTTTATGGCTATCATATGGTCAATTGCGATGAGTTGTTTGTATTTATACACTCAAATTTAG
- a CDS encoding ABC transporter ATP-binding protein — protein sequence MITIENLNKKYKDKQIFQNFNTTFKDKTLTILLGENGAGKSTLLRIITALETADSGTIRYFGEVLSNRDIKGKIGYIPQDIALFEHMTVNENIDFFKALNKHPISSELIEDYCEKLNLFERKAKVSALSGGTKRKVNLLIGLLGNPSILILDEPTVGIDLKSRYDIHQLLNSLKQSRLIILTTHHLDEVESLADEIKLIGKDPFYRNILSEKGWAFEDSLTN from the coding sequence ATGATTACAATAGAAAATTTAAATAAAAAGTATAAAGATAAGCAAATATTCCAGAATTTTAATACGACATTTAAGGACAAGACACTTACTATTTTGCTAGGCGAAAATGGTGCGGGTAAATCAACATTGCTAAGAATTATAACGGCACTTGAAACAGCTGATAGTGGTACGATTCGGTACTTTGGAGAGGTATTAAGCAACAGAGATATTAAAGGTAAAATTGGATATATTCCACAAGATATTGCTTTATTCGAACATATGACAGTAAATGAAAACATTGATTTTTTCAAAGCGCTTAATAAACATCCCATTTCGTCAGAGTTAATAGAAGACTACTGTGAAAAGCTTAATCTATTCGAAAGAAAAGCAAAAGTCTCTGCCTTATCTGGTGGAACTAAAAGAAAAGTAAACTTATTAATTGGTTTGTTAGGTAACCCGAGTATTTTAATTTTAGATGAACCGACTGTTGGAATTGATTTGAAATCTAGATATGATATTCATCAGTTATTAAATAGCTTAAAGCAGTCGAGACTCATTATATTAACGACACATCATTTAGATGAAGTTGAAAGTTTAGCAGATGAAATCAAGCTAATTGGTAAAGATCCTTTTTATCGTAATATATTATCGGAAAAAGGATGGGCATTTGAGGATAGTTTAACAAACTAA